ATCCCCCGGGCAATACTTTACAGAATGATTCCAGCCGCTCCAGGTTCACTTTCCATGACGGTGGGAGTTGAAACAGAACAGGACCAAGTTTGTCTCCAAGCACTTCGATGCGGCTCATGAAGGTATTCACTGGTTCTTCAGGGTCTTTCAGCTTTTTGACATGGGTAATATACCTGCTTGCTTTAACTGCAAATTCGAAGCCGGCAGGGACGAGCGATGCCCACTGCTTAAGCGTTTTTTCTTCCGGAAGTTTGTAAAAGCTGTTGTTAATTTCGACCGTAGAGAAATGCTGGAGGTAAAATTTTAACATATCACCGGTTTTCATTTTTTCGGGATAAAAGGGCCCTGTCCAGTGCTTGTAGTGCCAGCCCGATGTACCGATGCGGTAGTTCTTATTTGTCTTGGTCATGTTATTCCATTTCGTAACTAGTTCCGATTCTGCGGCATATTTAATTAATGATTCAGCCGCTTATGTTCCTTTCTTATTCGCCGCGTCGTTTTTCTGACATTTTGGGCATATATATGACGACCTTCCTGCAGCGGAAATTTTTTTAATTTCCGAATCGCAGCGCGGGCACTTGTCTCCCTTGTTTCGGTGCGGAAGCAACCAGCGGCGGGGAAATCCATCACTTCCGGCTCCGTGACGAACAGCAACATCGATAATCCGGTGCATGGTGTTATATAATTTTTTGATCTCTTTTTTATTCAGCTCTTTTGCGGGGTATTCGGGATGAATGCCACTCTGATAAAGTATTTCATCGGAATAGATATTCCCGAGCCCTGCTAGTTTGCTTTGATCCATGAGTGTGGATTTTGCACCCGACCGGCTCTGGTTTAAAATCTCATTCAGATCATCGACACTGAGGTCCAGGGCATCAGGACCCAGTTTCTCTTTTTTGATATATTCATCCACATCCCCGGTCCATGTAACTTTGCCTAAAAGGCGGGTGCAGGAATAGGCAAGAAGAGATTTGTCGTCGAACCTGAATGCAACGCTGGTGTGCTTTGGCTGCTCTTCATCATTTTTAACCAGTTGTAAATAACCGGTCATGCCGAAATGCAGTACCACAGCACCGCCATTATCGGTTTGCACAAACAGATGTTTGCCGTGGCGGCTGCTTGCCATAAAACGGCAATGGCCTACCCGCTTCTGAAACGAGCGGGCAGAAATATCTTCCAGAATTCTATCTGCCGATATATCAACTTTGTCAACTCTCTTTTTCAGTGCT
This region of Chitinivibrionales bacterium genomic DNA includes:
- a CDS encoding DUF72 domain-containing protein, whose protein sequence is MTKTNKNYRIGTSGWHYKHWTGPFYPEKMKTGDMLKFYLQHFSTVEINNSFYKLPEEKTLKQWASLVPAGFEFAVKASRYITHVKKLKDPEEPVNTFMSRIEVLGDKLGPVLFQLPPSWKVNLERLESFCKVLPGGFSYAFEFRNPTWFDDSVIEILNEYNASFCIYDIEGRTSPSHLVGPIRYIRLHGPDGKYQGSYSKQQLRKWANLLSSWREQGRKAYCYFDNDQNGYAPHNALTLMEMLQTTRSS